One part of the Ralstonia pickettii genome encodes these proteins:
- a CDS encoding ATP-binding response regulator: MNASLRLFFAKFGLASRAPLELDARAKLLAAVHRGAPMGIAASVVLPALTVAAFWDASNRPGLLGWCLIMLCLTASGLRFYFGYRYDLTRMTLAAHTRKWWTGMHVMSAVGGVAWGCSAGLYLMSPSLEFSSLLMIVIIGVAAAAVLSQAPVPSSLLILGTGILAPHFLLAEQAFPGHGLYLRGVLLFFAALLTRHAVNIHNTLVREIQLENESRQLARRYQDEKQRALSASEEKSRFLAAASHDLRQPVHAIVLLVEALRARNQSESLAPLVEQLASGAATIDLLFRSLLDLSKLESRKTSPTLEPVDLGEVITEVVQQFMPDARAKGLTLTARIPPLPVYGMAEPVLLRRALFNLLQNALRYTERGGVMVALRVRQKHLRIEVWDTGIGIAPEHQKDIFSTYYQVENPERDPSQGLGLGLSIYKECVRLLRGTFGVRSVPGRGSMFWMALRPVPAEIKAPLATQPRAEQKRAVLDQPRFSGVVLVVDDDPQIRKAWHALLEAWGVEVHSAADGRSAEQLLARGIRPQIIFCDLRLPGEEDGLQLLERWQVSHPDAHAVLLTGDRNSAALARAEEAGYLLLAKPMDPNMLRVLLKRWLRGRSAEPQVAY, translated from the coding sequence TTGAACGCCTCGCTGCGCCTTTTCTTCGCCAAGTTCGGGCTTGCCAGCCGCGCGCCGCTTGAACTGGATGCCCGAGCCAAGCTGCTCGCTGCCGTGCATCGCGGGGCGCCCATGGGGATTGCCGCCTCGGTCGTCCTGCCTGCCTTGACGGTTGCCGCGTTCTGGGATGCCTCCAACCGGCCGGGGCTGTTGGGCTGGTGCCTGATCATGCTGTGCCTGACGGCGTCGGGCCTGCGCTTCTATTTCGGCTATCGCTACGACCTGACCCGCATGACGTTGGCCGCGCACACCCGCAAGTGGTGGACGGGCATGCACGTCATGTCGGCGGTGGGCGGGGTGGCGTGGGGCTGCTCGGCGGGGTTGTATCTGATGTCGCCGTCGCTGGAGTTCAGCAGCCTGCTGATGATCGTGATTATCGGTGTGGCGGCGGCGGCGGTGTTGTCGCAAGCACCGGTGCCGTCGAGCCTCCTGATCCTCGGAACGGGCATCCTGGCGCCACACTTTTTGCTGGCCGAGCAAGCGTTTCCGGGGCACGGGCTGTATTTGCGCGGCGTGCTGCTGTTCTTTGCGGCGCTGCTGACCCGGCATGCCGTCAACATCCATAACACGCTGGTGCGCGAAATCCAACTGGAGAACGAGAGCCGCCAGCTCGCGCGCCGCTACCAGGATGAAAAGCAGCGCGCGTTGTCGGCGTCGGAAGAAAAATCGCGCTTCCTGGCTGCGGCCAGCCACGACTTGCGTCAGCCGGTGCATGCAATTGTGCTGCTGGTGGAGGCGTTGCGGGCGCGCAACCAGTCGGAATCCTTGGCGCCATTGGTGGAGCAACTCGCCTCGGGCGCCGCGACGATCGATCTGCTGTTCCGCTCGCTGCTGGACCTGTCCAAGCTGGAGAGCCGCAAGACCTCGCCGACGCTGGAGCCGGTGGATCTGGGCGAGGTGATCACCGAGGTGGTCCAGCAATTCATGCCGGATGCCCGCGCCAAGGGCCTGACGCTGACGGCGCGCATTCCGCCGCTGCCGGTATACGGGATGGCCGAGCCGGTGCTGCTGCGCCGGGCGCTGTTCAACCTGCTGCAGAACGCGCTGCGCTACACCGAGCGCGGTGGCGTGATGGTGGCGCTGCGCGTGCGCCAGAAGCATTTGCGGATCGAGGTGTGGGATACCGGTATCGGCATCGCGCCTGAGCATCAGAAAGACATTTTCTCGACCTACTACCAGGTCGAAAACCCAGAACGCGATCCGAGCCAGGGCTTGGGTTTGGGCCTGTCGATCTACAAGGAATGCGTGCGTCTGCTGCGCGGCACGTTCGGTGTGCGCTCGGTGCCGGGGCGCGGCTCGATGTTCTGGATGGCGCTACGGCCGGTGCCCGCCGAGATCAAGGCGCCGCTGGCCACGCAGCCGCGCGCCGAGCAAAAGCGCGCCGTGCTCGATCAGCCGCGATTCTCAGGCGTGGTACTGGTAGTGGACGACGACCCGCAGATCCGCAAGGCCTGGCACGCACTGCTCGAAGCGTGGGGCGTGGAAGTCCACAGTGCCGCCGATGGCCGCTCCGCCGAGCAACTGCTGGCGCGCGGCATCCGTCCGCAGATCATCTTCTGCGACTTGCGCCTGCCCGGCGAGGAGGACGGCCTGCAACTGCTTGAACGCTGGCAGGTTAGCCACCCCGATGCCCACGCCGTGCTGCTGACCGGCGATCGCAACTCCGCCGCCTTGGCGCGTGCCGAAGAAGCCGGCTATCTGCTGCTCGCCAAGCCCATGGACCCGAACATGCTGCGCGTGCTGCTCAAGCGCTGGCTGCGCGGCCGCTCAGCCGAGCCCCAGGTGGCCTACTGA
- the ileS gene encoding isoleucine--tRNA ligase — MSDSKKPTPEKSKYPVNLLDTPFPMRGDLPKREPLWVKQWQDKQLYKKIRAARKGAKKFILHDGPPYANGDLHIGHAVNKILKDMVIKARGLTGLDAVYVPGWDCHGMPIEIQIEKQFGKGLPVKEVQEKARAYATGQIARQKADFERLGVLGDWADPYLTMNFRNEADEVRALGKILEKGYVFRGLKPVNWCFDCGSALAEAEVEYADRTDLSIDVGFPFADIDALASAFHVGADVLKAKPGWIVIWTTTPWTIPSNQALNLHPEIEYALVDTARGLLIVAKERVEACLQSWKLEGTVLATCEGAALSGVRFHHPLAKMDAGYDRTSPVYLGDYVTIDTGTGIVHSAPAYGVEDFQSCKAHNMPDSEIINPVMGNGVYASTLPLFGGQMIWDANPKIVEVLRESGNLFDAHKYAHSYMHCWRHKTPIIYRATSQWFAGMDVQPNDGNATLRETALAGIDATAFYPSWGKQRLHNMIANRPDWTLSRQRQWGVPMAFFVHKETGALHPRTPELLEQVAQRIEQSGIEAWQTLDPRELLGDEADMYEKNRDTLDVWFDSGTTHWHVIRGSHAADLYDASADLPDGRLADLYLEGSDQHRGWFHSSLLTASMLYGKPPYKGLLTHGFTVDGEGRKMSKSIGNTIAPQEIANKMGAEIIRLWVASTDYSGELAISDEILKRVVEGYRRIRNTLRFLLANLTDYDHAKHALPTEQWLEIDRYAVALTDSLQKEVLSHYDVYEFHPVVAKLQTFCSEDLGGFYLDVLKDRLYTTAPDSVARRSAQNALYHITQAMLHWMAPFLSFTAEEAWQVFAHGTEHSDTIFTSTYYNAPVPQGASALLEKWAAIRNVRGEVTKQLEALRIDGKIGSSLQAEVTVSAGESVHDALASLGDDLRFVLITSAAKLERAPEGGDLLITVVPSTHAKCERCWHYRADVGHDHAHPTLCKRCTDNLFGAGEQRSAA, encoded by the coding sequence ATGTCCGATTCCAAGAAGCCTACGCCGGAGAAGAGCAAGTACCCGGTCAACCTGCTGGACACGCCCTTCCCTATGCGCGGCGACCTGCCCAAGCGCGAACCGCTGTGGGTCAAGCAATGGCAGGACAAGCAGCTCTACAAGAAGATCCGCGCCGCGCGGAAGGGCGCGAAGAAGTTCATCCTTCACGACGGCCCGCCGTATGCCAACGGCGATCTGCACATCGGCCATGCGGTCAACAAGATCCTCAAGGACATGGTGATCAAGGCGCGCGGCCTGACCGGGCTGGACGCCGTCTATGTGCCGGGCTGGGATTGCCACGGCATGCCGATCGAAATCCAGATCGAAAAGCAGTTCGGCAAGGGCCTGCCGGTCAAGGAAGTGCAAGAGAAAGCGCGTGCTTACGCCACGGGCCAGATCGCCCGCCAGAAGGCGGATTTCGAGCGCCTGGGCGTGCTGGGCGATTGGGCCGATCCGTACCTGACCATGAACTTCCGCAACGAAGCGGATGAAGTGCGCGCGCTGGGCAAGATCCTGGAAAAGGGCTACGTGTTCCGCGGCTTGAAGCCGGTCAACTGGTGCTTCGACTGCGGCTCGGCATTGGCCGAGGCGGAAGTCGAATACGCGGATCGCACCGACCTGTCGATCGACGTCGGCTTCCCGTTCGCCGACATCGACGCGCTGGCGAGCGCCTTCCACGTCGGCGCCGATGTGCTCAAGGCCAAGCCGGGTTGGATCGTGATCTGGACCACCACGCCGTGGACGATTCCGTCCAACCAGGCGCTGAACCTGCACCCGGAAATCGAATACGCGCTGGTCGACACGGCTCGCGGGCTGCTGATCGTTGCCAAGGAGCGCGTCGAAGCCTGCCTGCAAAGCTGGAAGCTCGAAGGCACCGTCCTGGCCACGTGCGAAGGCGCAGCCCTGTCGGGCGTACGTTTCCACCATCCGCTCGCTAAGATGGACGCGGGCTACGATCGCACCTCGCCGGTCTACCTCGGCGACTACGTGACCATCGACACCGGTACCGGCATCGTCCACTCCGCGCCCGCCTACGGCGTGGAAGACTTCCAGTCGTGCAAGGCCCACAACATGCCCGACTCGGAAATCATCAACCCGGTCATGGGCAACGGCGTGTACGCATCGACGCTGCCGCTGTTCGGCGGCCAGATGATCTGGGATGCCAACCCGAAGATCGTCGAGGTGCTGCGCGAATCCGGCAACCTGTTCGACGCGCACAAGTACGCGCACAGCTATATGCACTGCTGGCGCCACAAGACGCCGATCATCTATCGCGCCACGTCGCAGTGGTTTGCGGGGATGGACGTGCAGCCCAACGACGGCAACGCCACGCTGCGCGAAACGGCGCTCGCCGGCATCGATGCCACCGCGTTCTACCCGTCGTGGGGCAAGCAGCGCCTGCACAACATGATCGCCAACCGCCCGGACTGGACGCTGTCGCGCCAGCGCCAATGGGGCGTGCCGATGGCCTTCTTCGTGCACAAGGAAACCGGCGCGCTGCACCCACGCACGCCCGAGCTGCTGGAGCAGGTCGCCCAGCGCATCGAACAGAGCGGCATCGAAGCCTGGCAGACGCTGGACCCGCGCGAGCTGCTCGGCGACGAGGCCGACATGTACGAGAAGAATCGCGACACGCTCGACGTGTGGTTCGACTCGGGCACGACGCACTGGCACGTCATCCGTGGCTCGCATGCGGCGGATCTGTACGATGCATCGGCCGACTTGCCGGACGGCCGCTTGGCTGATCTGTACTTGGAAGGTTCCGACCAGCACCGCGGCTGGTTCCATTCGTCGCTCCTGACGGCTTCGATGCTGTACGGCAAGCCGCCGTACAAGGGCCTGCTCACGCACGGCTTCACGGTGGACGGCGAAGGCCGGAAGATGTCGAAGTCGATCGGCAACACGATCGCGCCGCAGGAAATCGCCAACAAGATGGGCGCCGAGATCATCCGCCTGTGGGTGGCCTCGACCGACTACTCGGGCGAACTGGCCATCTCGGATGAGATCCTGAAGCGCGTGGTGGAAGGCTATCGCCGCATCCGCAACACGCTGCGCTTCCTGCTCGCCAACCTGACCGACTACGATCACGCCAAGCACGCGTTGCCGACCGAGCAATGGCTCGAAATCGACCGCTATGCCGTAGCGCTGACGGATTCGCTGCAAAAGGAAGTGCTGTCGCACTACGACGTGTACGAGTTCCACCCGGTGGTCGCCAAGCTGCAGACGTTCTGCTCGGAAGACCTGGGCGGCTTCTACCTCGACGTGCTGAAGGACCGCCTGTACACCACGGCGCCCGATTCGGTGGCGCGCCGCTCGGCACAGAACGCGCTGTATCACATCACCCAGGCCATGCTGCACTGGATGGCGCCGTTCCTGTCGTTCACGGCCGAAGAGGCATGGCAGGTCTTCGCCCACGGCACGGAGCACAGCGACACCATCTTCACCAGCACGTATTACAACGCTCCGGTGCCGCAAGGCGCCAGCGCCCTGCTGGAGAAGTGGGCCGCCATCCGCAACGTGCGCGGCGAAGTGACCAAGCAACTGGAAGCGCTACGCATCGATGGCAAGATCGGCTCGTCGCTGCAGGCAGAAGTGACGGTGTCGGCGGGTGAATCGGTGCATGACGCGCTGGCCAGCCTCGGCGACGACCTGCGTTTCGTGCTGATCACGTCGGCGGCGAAGCTGGAACGCGCCCCGGAAGGCGGCGATCTGCTCATCACCGTGGTGCCGTCCACGCACGCCAAGTGCGAGCGCTGCTGGCATTACCGCGCCGACGTCGGCCACGATCACGCTCACCCGACCCTCTGCAAGCGCTGCACCGACAACCTGTTCGGCGCCGGCGAACAACGGAGCGCTGCCTGA
- the purN gene encoding phosphoribosylglycinamide formyltransferase: MKNIVILISGRGSNMEAIVRACQAEGWSGRIAAVISNRPEAAGLKFAASHGIATAVVDHKAFPDRDSFDAALAQVIDGFSPDLVVLAGFMRILTAGFVTRYAGRMLNIHPSLLPCFPGLHTHEAALAMGVKVHGATVHFVTADLDHGPIVLQAIIDVRQSDTPNSLAGRLLAQEHTIYPRAVRWFVEGRLSIEDGVVRVSPDESQLVIGVNAREAA; the protein is encoded by the coding sequence ATGAAAAACATCGTCATTCTCATTTCCGGACGCGGCTCCAATATGGAAGCCATTGTCCGCGCCTGTCAGGCCGAAGGTTGGTCGGGACGCATTGCCGCCGTCATTTCTAATCGGCCCGAAGCGGCGGGACTTAAATTTGCCGCTTCGCACGGCATTGCTACCGCGGTGGTCGATCACAAGGCCTTCCCCGATCGCGACAGCTTCGACGCCGCCCTTGCGCAGGTGATCGACGGCTTTTCGCCCGATCTGGTGGTGCTGGCCGGCTTCATGCGCATCCTTACGGCGGGCTTTGTCACGCGCTACGCCGGTCGCATGCTGAACATTCATCCTTCGCTGCTGCCGTGTTTCCCCGGCTTGCACACGCACGAGGCCGCGCTGGCCATGGGCGTGAAGGTGCATGGCGCGACGGTGCACTTCGTCACCGCCGACCTGGATCACGGCCCGATCGTGCTGCAGGCCATCATTGACGTACGTCAGAGCGACACGCCGAACTCGCTGGCCGGGCGGCTGCTGGCACAGGAACACACGATTTACCCGCGTGCCGTGCGCTGGTTCGTGGAAGGGCGATTGTCGATCGAAGACGGCGTGGTGCGCGTCTCGCCGGATGAATCGCAGCTTGTCATTGGCGTCAACGCCCGGGAGGCAGCATGA
- a CDS encoding YdcF family protein, protein MVFGRSTVGSVLAWIGGCAIVAMVFSAVLVCGAKSWLREEPRLAHADVIVVLGGESGQRVIGAAELYHAGAAPRVFVSGQGDCLLIERRLVMAGVPAERIGHECVSGSTMENARMTRETLAGQQVQSAILVTSWYHTGRALAVFRKAWPEITWGAQGVFPGDTLAKSVPVYEAGSILAEYVKRVWYAVRY, encoded by the coding sequence ATGGTTTTCGGTCGTTCGACAGTTGGCAGTGTCCTCGCCTGGATTGGCGGTTGCGCCATCGTTGCAATGGTGTTCAGTGCCGTGCTCGTCTGCGGGGCCAAGAGTTGGCTGCGCGAGGAGCCGAGGCTTGCACACGCCGACGTGATCGTCGTGCTGGGCGGCGAATCGGGGCAGCGCGTGATTGGCGCCGCCGAGCTGTACCACGCAGGCGCGGCGCCCCGCGTGTTCGTGAGCGGGCAGGGCGATTGCCTACTGATCGAACGTCGCCTGGTGATGGCGGGTGTGCCCGCAGAGCGCATCGGCCACGAATGTGTGTCAGGCAGCACGATGGAAAATGCGCGGATGACGCGCGAGACGCTAGCGGGCCAGCAGGTGCAAAGCGCAATACTGGTCACGAGCTGGTATCACACCGGCCGGGCGCTGGCCGTGTTCCGCAAGGCGTGGCCGGAAATCACGTGGGGTGCGCAGGGCGTATTCCCGGGCGACACGCTGGCCAAGTCGGTGCCGGTCTACGAAGCCGGGTCGATTCTTGCCGAGTACGTAAAACGGGTGTGGTACGCCGTGCGTTACTGA
- a CDS encoding response regulator transcription factor, whose product MTSSLRSLLVVDDHPLALSGTTTFLAHALPEVQVHAAIGRRQALALVEEGVRPDVVLLDVWLSDCTGFDAMRELRGKLPEARFAFMSAENTPEIVAKAQALGAIGFIGKHADAHAFSKAVAGIFGGDASFPSEDDMGGINGKGGASHGIPITPAELGLTPRQGSVLALLLEGLPNKSIARQLGLTENTVKEHVSAILQRLGVRTRIQIISRMERFRLTGAA is encoded by the coding sequence ATGACGAGCTCGCTGCGTAGCCTGCTGGTGGTCGACGACCACCCTCTCGCCTTGTCTGGCACGACCACGTTTCTTGCACACGCCTTGCCTGAAGTTCAGGTGCACGCGGCCATTGGCCGTCGCCAGGCGCTTGCGCTGGTCGAAGAAGGCGTCCGTCCGGACGTCGTGCTGCTGGACGTGTGGCTGTCCGACTGCACAGGCTTCGACGCCATGCGCGAGCTGCGCGGCAAACTGCCTGAAGCGCGCTTTGCCTTCATGTCGGCGGAAAACACGCCGGAAATCGTCGCCAAGGCCCAAGCGCTGGGCGCCATCGGCTTCATCGGCAAGCACGCCGATGCGCATGCGTTCTCCAAGGCAGTGGCCGGCATCTTTGGCGGCGATGCGTCCTTCCCGTCGGAAGACGATATGGGCGGCATCAATGGCAAGGGCGGCGCTTCGCACGGCATCCCCATCACGCCGGCCGAACTGGGACTGACGCCGCGTCAGGGCTCGGTGCTCGCGCTGCTGCTCGAAGGTCTGCCGAACAAGTCGATCGCACGTCAGCTGGGCCTGACGGAAAACACCGTCAAAGAGCACGTCTCGGCGATTTTGCAGCGGCTGGGCGTGCGCACGCGCATCCAGATCATTTCGCGCATGGAGCGTTTTCGCCTGACGGGCGCGGCCTGA
- a CDS encoding bifunctional riboflavin kinase/FAD synthetase produces MKVFRGLPNAESRAPCALTIGNFDGVHRGHQSLLARARAAADARGLPLTVMTFEPHPREFFTPDRAPTRIALLRDKLESLRRQGVDRVVVEHFNAHFAAQTPDEFVRNVLVDGLHARWLLVGDDFRFGAKRAGDFTYLQAAGAQFGFEVEQMGSVSESGIRISSSAVREALAAGDLEHARRLLGHGYAISGHVVHGQKLGRSLGFPTLNLRISHRKPAVAGIFVVQVHGLAEKPLPAVASIGVRPTVDDSGRVLLEVHIFDYHASVYGKLVRVEFMKKLRDEARYDSLDALKDAIAQDCVHARQFFGLPVPPAGESPTLRRDFATSATDRIQ; encoded by the coding sequence GTGAAAGTCTTTCGCGGCCTGCCCAACGCCGAAAGTCGCGCGCCCTGCGCGTTGACCATCGGCAACTTCGACGGCGTGCACCGCGGGCACCAGTCTCTGCTGGCCCGCGCACGCGCGGCGGCCGACGCACGCGGATTGCCGCTCACGGTCATGACGTTCGAGCCGCATCCGCGCGAATTCTTCACGCCGGACCGCGCGCCCACCCGCATCGCCCTGCTGCGCGACAAGCTGGAAAGCCTGCGCCGACAGGGCGTCGACCGCGTGGTCGTGGAGCATTTCAACGCGCATTTCGCCGCGCAGACGCCCGACGAGTTCGTGCGCAACGTTCTGGTGGATGGTCTCCACGCGCGCTGGCTGCTGGTGGGCGACGACTTCCGCTTTGGCGCCAAGCGCGCCGGAGATTTCACCTACCTGCAGGCAGCCGGCGCGCAGTTCGGCTTTGAGGTCGAGCAGATGGGCTCGGTGTCGGAGTCCGGCATCCGCATCTCCAGCTCGGCAGTGCGCGAGGCGCTGGCCGCAGGCGACCTCGAACATGCCCGCCGCCTGCTCGGTCACGGTTATGCCATCAGCGGGCACGTGGTGCACGGGCAAAAGCTCGGCCGCTCGCTCGGCTTCCCGACGCTGAATCTGCGCATCTCGCACCGTAAGCCGGCAGTCGCCGGCATCTTTGTCGTGCAGGTGCACGGGCTGGCCGAAAAACCGCTGCCGGCCGTCGCCAGCATTGGCGTGCGACCAACGGTGGACGACTCCGGCCGCGTGCTGCTGGAAGTGCATATCTTCGATTACCACGCCAGCGTATACGGCAAGCTGGTCCGCGTGGAATTCATGAAGAAGCTGCGCGACGAGGCTCGCTACGATTCGCTCGATGCGCTCAAGGACGCCATCGCGCAGGACTGCGTTCACGCGCGGCAGTTCTTCGGCCTGCCTGTTCCGCCGGCCGGCGAGTCGCCGACGCTTCGGCGCGACTTCGCCACCTCCGCCACCGACCGAATTCAGTAG
- the lspA gene encoding signal peptidase II, whose product MATRNNGKSKSIGLKKSSGGHGVGPWLGLAVIWILLDQLTKIAVLKTFTYGESRPVTGFFNLVLAYNKGAAFSFLAAAGGWQRWFFTGLGVAAALFIVWLLKRHSGQKMFCFALALILGGALGNVIDRVIYGHVVDFLDFYLHNYHWPAFNVADCGITIGAVLLIVDELRRVRR is encoded by the coding sequence ATGGCCACTCGCAACAACGGCAAGAGCAAATCGATCGGGCTGAAGAAGAGCAGCGGCGGTCATGGCGTGGGCCCCTGGCTCGGCCTGGCCGTCATCTGGATCCTGCTGGACCAGTTGACCAAGATCGCTGTCCTCAAAACCTTCACTTACGGCGAGTCGCGCCCGGTCACCGGCTTCTTCAACCTGGTGCTCGCCTATAACAAGGGAGCGGCGTTTTCGTTCCTGGCCGCGGCGGGGGGCTGGCAGCGCTGGTTCTTCACGGGGCTGGGCGTGGCGGCGGCGCTGTTCATCGTGTGGCTGCTCAAGCGGCACAGCGGGCAGAAGATGTTCTGCTTCGCGCTGGCGCTGATTCTGGGCGGCGCGCTGGGCAACGTGATCGACCGCGTCATCTACGGCCACGTGGTCGACTTTCTCGACTTCTACCTGCACAACTACCACTGGCCGGCCTTCAACGTGGCGGACTGCGGTATCACCATCGGCGCGGTCCTGTTGATTGTCGACGAACTGCGGCGGGTTCGTCGCTAA
- a CDS encoding phospholipase D family nuclease has translation MMVRRFGWLLAAWLALAAGGVALARSAPPVQPAKGTVQAAFTPDDDIEGLLADAIDQAREQVLVQAYLLSNKAITRALLAAHQRGVDVRVLADREQMTRSGGSRVPEVANAGIPVWLEVRYKNAHNKVIVIDPRGAHPVLVTGSFNFTQTAQRGNAENVLIVRGDADLAQRYAANWQKHVGDALPYRTQ, from the coding sequence ATGATGGTGCGCCGCTTCGGTTGGCTGCTGGCCGCATGGCTGGCGTTGGCCGCAGGTGGCGTCGCCCTGGCCCGCAGCGCGCCGCCGGTGCAACCCGCCAAGGGCACGGTGCAGGCCGCGTTCACGCCCGATGACGACATCGAAGGATTGTTGGCCGATGCCATCGACCAGGCGCGTGAGCAGGTGCTGGTGCAGGCGTATCTGCTGTCGAACAAGGCGATTACGCGTGCACTGCTGGCGGCGCATCAGCGTGGCGTGGATGTGCGTGTGCTGGCTGACCGGGAGCAGATGACGCGCTCCGGCGGCAGCCGCGTGCCCGAGGTCGCCAACGCGGGCATCCCCGTCTGGCTGGAGGTGCGCTACAAGAATGCGCACAACAAGGTCATCGTGATCGACCCGCGCGGCGCGCATCCGGTGCTGGTCACGGGCAGCTTCAACTTTACGCAGACCGCACAGCGCGGCAACGCCGAGAACGTACTGATCGTGCGCGGCGACGCCGATCTCGCCCAGCGCTATGCCGCCAACTGGCAGAAGCATGTGGGTGACGCATTGCCCTATCGGACCCAGTAA
- a CDS encoding RsmB/NOP family class I SAM-dependent RNA methyltransferase translates to MSQNRQRSGGNGSGGGSGNKRASSGGGGWYRAPQGKPSPRSAPRPRTGVHGSHLEHLDKVLARLLHFAAPADMVVSQYFREHHELGHRERGIIAEAAFAVLRRKVEFGQFAESGTGPARRRLVLLGLLQTAGREAIAPFLNPVEAEWLDRWENRDRAALAARVRANLPDWLFDALVAQHGAEFTEALAQAWLTPAPLDLRVNTLKGERDAVLATLAEAGIEGVAAPLSPVGIRLAGKPALNKLDIFTNGTVEVQDEGSQLLCQLLAPKRGEMVVDFCAGAGGKTLAIGAAMRSTGRLYAFDISEKRLSNLGPRLARSGLSNVHPGRIDSEHDAKVKRLAGKIDRVLVDAPCSGLGTLRRNPDLKWRQSAQAVEEMSAKQLSILTSAARLLKAGGRLVYATCSVLARENQQVVEQFLAAHEDFVLVPAGEVLAAQKIALEMGPYLELYPHTHQTDGFFAAVLERRA, encoded by the coding sequence ATGAGCCAGAATCGTCAGCGTTCGGGCGGCAATGGAAGCGGCGGCGGGTCGGGGAACAAGCGCGCGAGTTCGGGTGGCGGCGGCTGGTACCGGGCCCCGCAGGGCAAGCCTTCGCCCCGCAGCGCCCCGCGCCCGCGCACGGGCGTGCATGGCAGCCATCTGGAACACCTGGACAAGGTGCTTGCGCGCCTGCTGCACTTTGCGGCGCCCGCCGACATGGTGGTCAGCCAGTACTTCCGCGAGCATCACGAACTTGGCCACCGCGAGCGCGGCATCATCGCCGAAGCGGCCTTTGCCGTGCTGCGCCGCAAGGTGGAATTCGGCCAGTTTGCCGAGAGCGGCACTGGCCCGGCGCGTCGTCGCCTGGTGCTGCTGGGCTTGCTGCAGACCGCCGGGCGTGAGGCCATTGCCCCGTTCCTGAACCCCGTAGAAGCCGAATGGCTGGATCGCTGGGAAAACCGTGACCGCGCCGCGCTGGCGGCCCGCGTGCGCGCCAACCTGCCCGACTGGCTCTTCGACGCGCTGGTTGCCCAGCACGGGGCGGAGTTCACCGAAGCACTGGCGCAAGCATGGCTCACGCCGGCCCCGCTGGACTTGCGCGTGAACACGCTCAAGGGCGAACGCGACGCCGTACTCGCCACGCTTGCCGAAGCCGGTATTGAAGGCGTTGCGGCGCCGCTCTCGCCCGTGGGCATTCGCCTGGCCGGCAAGCCGGCGTTGAACAAGCTCGATATCTTCACCAACGGCACGGTCGAGGTGCAGGACGAAGGGAGCCAATTGCTCTGCCAATTGCTGGCACCCAAGCGCGGCGAGATGGTGGTCGACTTCTGCGCCGGTGCCGGCGGTAAGACCCTGGCGATTGGCGCGGCGATGCGCTCGACGGGGCGCCTGTATGCCTTCGACATATCGGAAAAGCGCTTGTCGAACCTGGGCCCGCGCCTCGCGCGCAGCGGGCTGTCGAACGTCCATCCGGGCCGCATCGACAGCGAGCACGATGCGAAGGTGAAGCGTCTTGCGGGCAAGATCGATCGCGTGCTGGTCGACGCGCCGTGCAGCGGCCTGGGCACGTTGCGCCGCAATCCGGACCTGAAGTGGCGCCAGTCGGCGCAGGCCGTGGAAGAAATGTCGGCCAAACAGCTGTCGATCCTGACATCGGCGGCGCGGCTGCTGAAGGCGGGTGGCCGCCTCGTCTACGCGACGTGCAGCGTCCTGGCGCGCGAGAACCAGCAGGTGGTTGAGCAGTTCCTGGCCGCGCATGAAGATTTCGTGCTCGTGCCCGCCGGTGAGGTGCTGGCCGCGCAGAAGATCGCGCTGGAAATGGGGCCTTACCTCGAGCTGTATCCGCACACGCATCAGACCGACGGCTTCTTCGCGGCCGTGCTGGAGCGCCGCGCATGA